The Candida orthopsilosis Co 90-125, chromosome 3 draft sequence sequence AAGCATTCCTAGTGCTTAGAAGTGAATGTTAACCATAGTACAGACATTTTACACAAATAGTTTAAGTAGTGGATATTAATATTACTGAGTGTGTAAAGTTATTTTTCCGTACAAAGACGCTACCAAAGTACTATAAATTATATTATCTATAAAAATGGTAAGATAAATTCTCTTTGGTCTTTGTACCTTTAGATTTGCTCTCCTTAAAAATAATTTAAAATAAAAGTATTGTAGTGTCTTTTTGGTAAGCTCATGCatgttggaaaatatcACCTTATATAAGGATATCTGTATAAGCCAGCCTTATTACGGTCCTTACTTAAATACTGTGTGATAGAGTAAGAGAAGTGTTGTACATCATATGATTACTATATAAATCCTGCAGTTACAACAAATACAGAAGTATTATTGGCAGCAATAGGGACGAATAATAAGCGATAGTCGATCATGATAAGATTTTCTGTCCACCAAGTGCAAAACCTTTTTATACAAAAGAGTTTCGTTCCAAGCTACAACAACTAGAAAAGCTCTATCATGTTGAACCATTATAGTTTCATCGATACATCTCCTCGCACTTGTGAAGCATCAAGGGTCCAAATTCAATCCGCTTCGAGATACCTTCATGCACCTTTGCGccatgttgttgtttcacAGCAAAATGTGGCAGTGTGGACCctgtattgaaaaattgacaaatccTTAATTAAGTTATTTGTAAATGGTCCCATTCTTCCTACAGTGGCTCAAAGAGGTAACTAAATTACTTTATTTGGGCAAGTACCTTTAAAGGGGTTTCCCAACCCcttctttttattcaaatatggTATTCCGTTTCAATCATATTCCTTTGGTTTTAGATAATGTTTCCACAGCGAGAGATAGCGAAAAAGTTGACCTCAACGTTATCGCTCATCTCAGTTCTGTCGTATATAACTTGGTTTGACAACAAAAGAACCAAAGATATTTGTACCTGTGCAGTACGAAAGgaaattcttcttctcccTTCCATTGAAGCAATTATTTTAAAgttgacattttcaaagGAATCGTAccatttacaaaattaaaattaatGTTTCTATCTTTTCTCCTTTCTGTGTTAAAGTTTTCACGTTTTCCCACTACTGAACACATTGATCTTGTTtaaaaaatacaaatctATATGCAAGATGAACCATTACTACTCTTGCCCTACATTTTTTGAGATTGGAGGTCGAATCGATTTACAGGTGGCGACTAAAAAAACATTTTATTGAGTTTATTTTAAAAATAATTAAAACCCTTTCACAAAATAGAATCCATTTGCCGAagtattttgtttttgttgaattttagTTCTCAAATTAGTGTAATACGATTGAGgtaaaagaagaaaaaagaaattttgaagttgcaaaacatCTCCAAAATGAgaataaaatcaattcttgagGATCACAAGAAGATTCTCTTGTCAGAAAAAGCAATACTCCAGGGCCTaattgttttcattgtAATGCACCCTAATCGCGTGAGAGATACTGGTAGTTCTTCTTTGTAAAATTGGTGTGCCTCCGTTCTTGCAAAATAACACCCGATCGAAATATGATTATTATGTATCTTGGggattattcaaaaaaggGATTTCGTAACCCTTCTCCTGGGTCCTCATTATTTCATGTGAATTCATCTCTTTTGTCTCTAATAAGGTTTAGCTACTATCCTTGAGATTTGTAATAAAGTTGACTCGCCTTTACACGGTGACACTAAAAATGGttcgatttcaaaaattccTCGAAGTGGATACATTGGAGAGAAGTAccatttttggaaaactcTATTTTATattcaaaacacaaaacaTCTAATAAACTTCTAAAATATatcttccttcttctttcatGTCTTCGACGACTTTAGCCACGTCCTTTAATTCCTCGCCTTCAAGTTTAGCGCCATTTGACACGATATCCTCTAAACAAGCAGTAATATCTGGTACAGGCCATGTAGGACCACATAAATAGAATGAACCGTTCTTGCTCACAATTGCATCAGTCAAGTCATTGATAGATTCTCTGATTTTATCCTGAATGTAAATCTTTTGAGGTTGATCCCTAGAGAATGCAGCACCAATGTGTGTCAATAATCCAGCATCTCTGTAAGCCTCCCAGATTTCACCATAAAGATATTCTTCCTTTTTATGTCTTGATCCCATGTAAAGATaaatttcaccaatttcatgaCCCTGTTGTCGTTGCCAAATCTTCTCCTCGATGAAAGCTTTGAATGGAGCTAATCCAGTACCCAAACCAGACATGACAATTGGCTGTGTCGTTAATGGTGGTAGCTTCATAACTGAGGGCTTAACACTAACAACCAATTCATCGCCAACCTTCAAATCGGACAAGTACTTTGAACAATGACCGTACCTCAATCTTCCCTTAGGGTCAATCCAGTCAACGACAACAACTAACAAATGCACTGCATTAGGATGAATCTTTTGTGACGATGCAATTGAATATTCTCTTCTCTTCAATGGAGCAATGATTTTTACCAAATCGCCAAATTTTGGCCTTGCGGATTTGAATTCTTCCAAGATATCGAAAtatgaatcaaaatcaacatcttgtctttttttcaactcttctGCTCCCTCTGCACTTGCTAATTTGGTCAAGTGTTCCTTCTCCTTAGGTTCGGATGCAAATTCAGCTAAAGATTCATAAAATCTCTTTGGTGGTTTACCCAAAAAGTCAATTGATTCGCTCAAGATATGTCTTGCAGACCTaatttcaaccaagtctggattttctttgttggttAATTCAACTAAAGAGTCACCATCAACATTATAAAATTTAAGGAAAGCTTCAACTTGTTCAGAATTGTTTCTTCCATGAATACCCAATGCCtcaccaatttcatatTTCAAGCCAGTTCCAGtaatatcaaattcaatatgGAAAATATTTCTTGAGTATTCAGCTGGTGTTAACCTCTTGTTTTCTTGCACTTTGACAACGAAGTTTGTGACTGGCAAGTCTGGTCTCAAATCTTTGCTAAGCTTAAATGCCTCGGGGAAAACGATCTTTTGAGCAATGTGTTTGTGGAAAGTATTGTTAATTTCTTCAGGTTTTTCAAGTGGCACTCTCGGGTTGGGAAAAACTGAAGTCTCGGTAACAAAGAATGGAAGAGGTTCGACTTCTTTCTCTTGGAAGTTTTCCTCAACATTCTTATCGGTGGTGTTGAATGCTTCCTCCTTCTTCTCAGCAGATGCTTCCTCTTTCTTATCACCTTCATCTTGTTGAAGAACctcttctttcaaatcttgcCACTCGGGCAACACTTCAAGGTTTACAATTGCATTCTTTAAATCGGTAGCCTTAATAAAGTTGTCTAAAACTGTTgccaacaattcaaatgagCCACCATTAGCTTGTAACAACTTGTTGACAATGTAATCTCCCAATTCAGGCAAAGTTGCTCTCCAAAAAGCCAATTGTAATAAAAGTTCCGCAGTCAAACCCTTGGTTCCGTTGTTGGTTTCATCcaaagcatcaacaactgtAAAGTCAACGGCAACAAGTTTATTATGGTTCAAAGCCAATGACTTCTTGAATTCAAGTGGTAATTTCTCCACATCAATCagttgtttttgattgatataaATGACAGTAGCACCAGGTTTAGCAGTTGCCAAAATATCGTAATAGTTCAACAAAGATAAGTCCTCGATGACAACAACATCTGCTGCATCAGTCGTGCTGAATGGTCCAGTAGTAGAAGTAATTTGTGAAAAGAATACACCACCTGATTTCGAgttatcaaatttgtttctAATAGCAACATTCTTTGAGTCATCCAAAGACAAGGAAAGAGCCAACTTGTCAACCGTATCAACAACGATACGATCATCTCTGCTCCAGAACAAGTATTGTCCTTCAGGTGATGTGTTGGCAGTAATGATTTGATCTTTAGGCTCGCTATTGTAAGAAGgcaaaatattttcaatcttcACATGGAAATCAAACTTagaaattgtttttgcaatGGTGATGGGTGTCCagttgaaatcaaatgggtatttgaattcttcaattgaaagagaatAATATCTGTTACTCAAAAATAAAGCAGCACTAATATCTGCCTTCAACTTGTCATTACCAGGTGtcaacaccaccaacttTTCGGTTGAATCAGGGATGGCCTGTAAAAAGTTATCCTGGTTGAATGGAAGTGGGACCCTAACTTGCACTAACCCGATGTCTTCATTGATAAGGTTTTTCCATTGCTCATTGATATGAGTTCCATAGGCAACAAACACAGTTTTAGCATTCTTTCCACCCACATACTCAAACTGAGAGTAGCTTTTTCCAgtaaatttgttcaataatGCGAAAGCAGCATCAACACTAAGATCTGCTGGTGGAGCAGAATCTAACAAGTTTTGATACAATTGGCCAATCTCCTCAACTGACAACACTTCCTCAAATTTCTTGAAGTTCTTGGCAGCCTCAACACCCTCATATAAAAATATTGAGGGTTTACCGGTACCAAAAGCATAAAAATGGTTCAAAATTGCCAAGTGTTGACTCTCATCACCAGTTT is a genomic window containing:
- a CDS encoding Met10 sulfite reductase encodes the protein MVPHVLSEEAPKSPNGITASEVSFGGSSVSRLVTSNPFGLTTDPKSIRGTTYTSTGTLINQTVYAIASKIFSYETVGAENLLDSYIQVWLHNQQSNAFGIVPFYNKFEVRSGASNAILGYFKKNGTNGQPVSTILGASGIDYMRSSLSGQKAPLALNVSAVDFVDNALVSNYGRVLNAARDLNFPIFTPTETGDESQHLAILNHFYAFGTGKPSIFLYEGVEAAKNFKKFEEVLSVEEIGQLYQNLLDSAPPADLSVDAAFALLNKFTGKSYSQFEYVGGKNAKTVFVAYGTHINEQWKNLINEDIGLVQVRVPLPFNQDNFLQAIPDSTEKLVVLTPGNDKLKADISAALFLSNRYYSLSIEEFKYPFDFNWTPITIAKTISKFDFHVKIENILPSYNSEPKDQIITANTSPEGQYLFWSRDDRIVVDTVDKLALSLSLDDSKNVAIRNKFDNSKSGGVFFSQITSTTGPFSTTDAADVVVIEDLSLLNYYDILATAKPGATVIYINQKQSIDVEKLPLEFKKSLALNHNKLVAVDFTVVDALDETNNGTKGLTAELLLQLAFWRATLPELGDYIVNKLLQANGGSFELLATVLDNFIKATDLKNAIVNLEVLPEWQDLKEEVLQQDEGDKKEEASAEKKEEAFNTTDKNVEENFQEKEVEPLPFFVTETSVFPNPRVPLEKPEEINNTFHKHIAQKIVFPEAFKLSKDLRPDLPVTNFVVKVQENKRLTPAEYSRNIFHIEFDITGTGLKYEIGEALGIHGRNNSEQVEAFLKFYNVDGDSLVELTNKENPDLVEIRSARHILSESIDFLGKPPKRFYESLAEFASEPKEKEHLTKLASAEGAEELKKRQDVDFDSYFDILEEFKSARPKFGDLVKIIAPLKRREYSIASSQKIHPNAVHLLVVVVDWIDPKGRLRYGHCSKYLSDLKVGDELVVSVKPSVMKLPPLTTQPIVMSGLGTGLAPFKAFIEEKIWQRQQGHEIGEIYLYMGSRHKKEEYLYGEIWEAYRDAGLLTHIGAAFSRDQPQKIYIQDKIRESINDLTDAIVSKNGSFYLCGPTWPVPDITACLEDIVSNGAKLEGEELKDVAKVVEDMKEEGRYILEVY